A single region of the Maniola jurtina chromosome 21, ilManJurt1.1, whole genome shotgun sequence genome encodes:
- the LOC123876343 gene encoding uncharacterized protein LOC123876343 — protein MSKRKVVHSEGRAIIAKVFHFLQEEYNFMKVNNSDKCDLSPLANVLKRTAEATGVSERTVTRILKEEKELPSPSSKFTSPMKKRRKRDSKFMLDNMHREVIRTTIQNFHISHKQVPTLAKLQSVLREKIGFDGCLSTLRSLLIEMGYKWKKIDNNRKSLQERHEIQLWRFNFLKKINQYRSEGRHIVYTDETYVLTSHVRQNTWCLKSKDPTKKDTSFSKKLSTGSRFIIVHAGNSSGFIKDASLVYKAASTTGDYHSNMNFDNYVKWLNEKLLPNIPEKSVIVMDNASYHNTRSSKIPTSNSCKSDMKKWLMENNIPFDERSRNIELYDLIKKNKERFVTYKIDEIIKSKGCEILRLPPYHPELNAIENIWGILKNRIASKNIAQNMTEVQNLIFEGLNSIDSNTWLNTCNHVEKIEKEYMKYFDSDFEFVINVGESSDSGTDEFESNSDSLNEDD, from the exons ATGTCAAAACGCAAAGTTGTTCATAGCGAG ggACGAGCAATTATCGCTAAAGTCTTTCACTTTCTTCAAgaagaatataattttatgaaagTGAATAACAGTGACAAATGTGATTTAAGTCCTTTGGCTAATGTACTTAAACGTACTGCGGAAGCAACTGGCGTCTCTGAGCGCACTGTAACTAGAATATTGAAAGAAGAAAAGGAGTTGCCGTCACCTTCCTCCAAGTTCACTTCACCCATGAAAAAACGACGTAAGAGAGACAGCAAATTCATGTTGGACAATATGCATAGAGAAGTAATTCGAACTACTATACAAAATTTTCACATTTCACACAAACAAGTACCAACTTTAGCAAAACTTCAGTCAGTTTTGAGAGAAAAAATTGGTTTTGACGGATGTTTGAGCACTTTACGCTCTTTGCTCATAGAAATGGGCTACAAatggaaaaaaattgataacaacCGCAAATCATTACAAGAAAGGCACGAAATACAATTATggcgttttaattttttgaaaaaaattaatcaatatcGTTCAGAAGGCCGTCATATCGTATATACCGATGAAACGTATGTGCTTACTTCTCATGTACGACAAAACACCTGGTGTCTAAAAAGCAAAGATCCAACAAAAAAAGACACGTCTTTTTCAAAGAAGTTGAGTACGGGCAGCCGTTTCATTATAGTACATGCAGGCAACAGTAGTGGTTTTATTAAAGATGCTTCTTTAGTATACAAAGCGGCATCCACAACTGGAGATTATCACTCCAACATGAATTTTGACAATTATGTCAAGTGGCTTAATGAAAAGCTTCTGCCAAATATTCCAGAAAAGTCAGTTATTGTGATGGATAACGCATCTTATCACAACACCCGAAGCAGTAAAATACCTACATCAAATTCTTGTAAGAGTGACATGAAAAAGTGGCTGATGGAAAACAATATTCCGTTTGATGAACGGTCGCGCAATATAGAACTgtatgatttaattaaaaaaaataaagagcgTTTTGTAACGTATAAAATTGACGAGATAATAAAAAGCAAGGGTTGCGAAATATTGCGATTGCCTCCCTATCATCCCGAGTTAAACGCGATAGAAAATATCtggggtattttaaaaaatcgcatTGCCTCTAAAAACATAGCACAAAACATGACTGaagtacaaaatttaatttttgaggGCTTGAACAGCATTGACAGCAACACTTGGCTCAATACCTGCAAtcatgtagaaaaaattgaaaaagaatACATGAAGTACTTTGATTCTGACTTTGAATTTGTTATTAATGTAGGTGAATCAAGTGACAGCGGTACTGATGAGTTTGAAAGTAATAGTGATAGTTTAAACGAAGATGATTGA